One stretch of Brevibacillus laterosporus DNA includes these proteins:
- the shc gene encoding squalene--hopene cyclase yields the protein MKEKIELEIKRIIHLLQKAQSADGAWRYCSESGPLTDAYMIILLRTLMIDDEELIRSLADRITIRQEKNGAWKLFHDEEEGNLSATIEAYYALLFSGHSRKTDEHMQLAKKFILTKGGISEASMLTKILLALTGQYPWPGHFQIPVEIILLPHWFPINFFDFVGYARVHIAPILVVADRKFVMKTKRTPDMSDLRKNDLPKALGNYPYLTNQRSHEYRALLNTILDGFKNLPYLPSQIHNMALRQAERFILERIEPDGTLYSYFTSTFLMIFALLSLGYSANHPVITRAISGLKAMTCLTNGHFHIQIATSTVWNTALLAHAMQATGVSVSEPTVQNAGRYLLSRQHHKYGDWMMKNPFVLPGGWGFSDINTINPDVDDTTASLRVISKLRETDPTFHHSWDRGLNWLLSMQNADGGWPAFEKNTDKRIVNWLPFDAADAVSTDPSTADLTGRTLEFLGNSAGFTIGHPQIQRGVEWLLSNQEANGFWYGRWGISYIYGTWAAATGLIAVGVSSEHPAIQKAVQWLLKIQNEDGGWGESCKSDIVKTYVSLGVSTPSQTAWGVDALISVFHKPIPAIERGIQFLIDSEKNQDWTLSYPTGTGLPGGIYFHYHSYRYIWPLLALGNYKKKY from the coding sequence ATGAAAGAAAAAATTGAATTAGAAATTAAACGTATAATCCATCTATTGCAAAAAGCTCAATCAGCTGACGGCGCCTGGCGTTATTGTTCGGAAAGCGGACCACTAACCGATGCATATATGATAATCCTATTACGGACCTTGATGATTGATGACGAGGAGTTAATTAGAAGTTTGGCTGATCGCATTACCATAAGGCAGGAGAAAAACGGAGCCTGGAAGCTGTTTCATGATGAAGAGGAAGGAAATTTGTCTGCAACCATTGAAGCATACTATGCCCTGCTTTTTTCAGGGCACAGCCGGAAAACGGATGAGCACATGCAATTAGCAAAGAAGTTTATATTAACCAAAGGCGGAATTTCGGAGGCAAGTATGCTAACAAAAATCCTTCTTGCCTTGACAGGGCAGTATCCTTGGCCGGGACACTTTCAAATCCCTGTTGAAATCATCCTGCTGCCGCACTGGTTCCCCATCAATTTCTTCGATTTTGTCGGATATGCAAGAGTACACATCGCACCCATATTGGTCGTTGCAGACCGCAAGTTCGTAATGAAAACAAAAAGAACACCAGACATGTCCGATCTTCGAAAAAACGACCTTCCAAAAGCATTGGGCAACTATCCATATCTGACGAATCAACGATCTCATGAATACCGTGCGCTTCTTAACACGATCTTGGATGGTTTCAAGAACCTTCCTTACCTTCCGTCGCAAATCCATAATATGGCGCTACGTCAGGCTGAACGCTTTATACTGGAAAGAATTGAACCGGATGGAACCTTGTACAGCTATTTCACTTCCACGTTTCTTATGATATTCGCTCTACTTTCCCTTGGATATTCGGCCAATCATCCAGTGATCACCCGTGCGATTTCAGGGCTGAAAGCAATGACTTGCCTGACCAATGGACATTTCCATATTCAGATTGCGACATCAACGGTCTGGAATACCGCTTTATTGGCTCATGCTATGCAAGCAACCGGGGTCTCTGTATCTGAGCCTACAGTTCAAAACGCTGGCCGCTATTTACTCTCTCGCCAGCATCATAAATATGGTGATTGGATGATGAAAAATCCTTTTGTTTTACCAGGGGGATGGGGTTTTTCCGATATCAATACCATCAATCCCGACGTCGATGACACAACGGCTTCATTAAGAGTAATAAGCAAATTAAGAGAAACAGACCCGACCTTCCACCATTCATGGGATCGAGGTCTCAATTGGCTGTTATCGATGCAAAACGCCGATGGAGGCTGGCCGGCATTTGAGAAAAATACGGATAAAAGAATAGTAAACTGGCTTCCCTTCGATGCGGCAGACGCAGTTAGTACAGACCCTTCTACGGCAGATTTAACAGGTAGGACTTTGGAGTTTCTCGGCAACAGTGCAGGATTTACCATCGGCCATCCCCAGATTCAAAGAGGGGTGGAGTGGCTTTTAAGCAACCAAGAAGCCAACGGCTTTTGGTACGGACGTTGGGGCATTTCTTACATTTACGGCACATGGGCCGCTGCTACCGGCCTAATTGCTGTCGGAGTCTCTTCCGAACATCCTGCAATTCAGAAAGCTGTACAGTGGTTATTAAAAATCCAGAATGAAGACGGGGGGTGGGGAGAGTCATGTAAGAGCGATATTGTTAAAACATATGTTTCTTTAGGTGTCAGTACACCTTCTCAAACCGCGTGGGGAGTGGATGCCCTCATTTCAGTGTTCCATAAACCAATTCCGGCGATTGAACGTGGAATTCAATTTTTAATTGATTCCGAAAAAAATCAGGACTGGACGCTCTCCTATCCGACAGGAACCGGATTACCCGGCGGTATTTACTTTCACTACCACAGCTACCGGTACATTTGGCCTTTGCTTGCTTTAGGTAATTATAAAAAGAAATATTAA
- a CDS encoding class F sortase — protein MRRVFLAIMIGLLTGCSNSADIAKNPKVSTPLTIEQSSPQVKEKQSYAEKTNLVTHPRNSETKMEMKAKGFIPNRLRIPSIDLDTVIETVGITTEGSMDVPKAFNKVGILSPWTKPGENGSAVIAGHFDHYTGPAIFYHLKKLKPGDQVFVSNTNNDQLIYVVKEITSFNTKEAPLEKIFGESVTSHLNLITCSGKFNKKTQEHAKRLVVFTELIK, from the coding sequence ATGAGAAGAGTTTTCCTCGCTATAATGATAGGTTTACTGACCGGATGCTCAAACTCTGCTGATATAGCGAAAAATCCCAAAGTTTCTACTCCTCTTACTATTGAACAATCATCACCTCAGGTAAAAGAAAAGCAATCATATGCGGAAAAAACGAATCTTGTCACCCATCCAAGAAACTCAGAGACAAAAATGGAAATGAAGGCCAAGGGCTTCATACCAAATCGTCTGCGAATCCCTTCTATTGATTTAGATACGGTAATAGAAACGGTGGGTATAACAACGGAAGGAAGTATGGACGTTCCGAAGGCTTTTAACAAAGTAGGTATTTTATCTCCTTGGACAAAACCAGGTGAAAACGGTAGTGCTGTTATTGCTGGTCATTTTGATCATTATACGGGCCCAGCGATCTTTTATCATTTAAAAAAATTGAAACCTGGTGATCAAGTTTTCGTGTCAAATACAAACAATGATCAGCTTATTTATGTGGTAAAAGAAATAACTTCCTTTAATACGAAAGAGGCTCCATTGGAAAAGATATTTGGCGAATCAGTTACATCTCATCTGAATCTTATAACTTGTTCAGGAAAATTTAATAAGAAGACACAAGAACATGCAAAAAGATTGGTAGTTTTTACTGAATTGATTAAATGA
- a CDS encoding teichoic acid transporter has translation MGLTLIIRQFLLRSGLLFLVKTIGAIGRILLFRFFGAEGMGLYQMVYAFYGLVLTLVTAGLPTSLSLSTAKNVHNGIQLLKISVIFSCLLGGVATIISYTYAETIASWYGDSELTWAIRLLSPVFLFVPHLHLLRGFFQGIELYGVISFSELIEQVVRIITMLILVNLWFSYGVSIAVGGAILGAVLGGLCALLFFIGVFIYYYKKLRYNSLRSPYHNTEISSFLKISFSVLATRLLLPLTDFIDSLLIPNRLMHSGLTAHQSTIIYGEITGMALTIVYLPTMVTSAFLHVIIPKIAGNWEKNNLKQFKNRVNKAMNAGWLWGISTSLYFFLYGQNISEAITGNGSLTYPLICLSLIPLLSGIRDISTNILWVKGREKAPLVGVVLGSFVSIIINYCLVGIPSYQYSGIVIGILSFEIISLIWNIKYIKSFLSLAIYIESVIFLGLFYALANILERLPFSNLFIHGVLYFGCLSIYFLLRFSKNVIYISR, from the coding sequence ATGGGGCTTACTCTAATTATACGTCAATTCCTTTTACGAAGTGGCCTTTTATTTCTAGTCAAAACAATTGGTGCAATCGGACGAATTTTGTTATTCCGTTTTTTTGGTGCAGAAGGTATGGGGTTGTATCAAATGGTATATGCCTTCTATGGATTAGTCTTAACATTAGTTACCGCAGGACTCCCTACTTCCCTTTCCTTATCAACAGCTAAAAATGTTCATAATGGAATTCAATTACTTAAGATATCCGTTATATTTTCATGTCTATTAGGAGGAGTAGCGACAATAATATCATATACGTACGCGGAGACAATTGCCAGTTGGTATGGGGACTCGGAATTAACGTGGGCCATTCGACTATTGTCTCCAGTTTTTCTATTTGTACCTCATCTTCACTTGCTACGCGGTTTTTTCCAGGGTATTGAATTATATGGAGTTATCTCCTTTTCAGAGCTAATTGAGCAAGTAGTGCGAATTATAACAATGCTTATCTTAGTGAATCTTTGGTTTTCGTATGGAGTATCCATTGCCGTTGGCGGTGCAATACTAGGAGCTGTACTTGGTGGGTTGTGTGCCCTTCTTTTTTTTATAGGGGTATTTATTTATTATTATAAAAAGCTACGTTACAACAGTTTACGCTCCCCTTATCACAATACTGAAATATCTAGTTTTCTGAAAATTTCTTTTAGTGTTCTTGCAACAAGACTTCTTCTTCCTCTAACGGACTTTATCGACTCGCTATTAATTCCCAACCGTTTAATGCATTCGGGTTTAACTGCACATCAATCTACCATCATTTACGGTGAAATAACAGGTATGGCTTTAACCATTGTCTATTTGCCTACGATGGTAACCTCAGCTTTTCTACATGTGATCATTCCTAAAATTGCTGGAAATTGGGAAAAAAACAACCTCAAGCAGTTCAAGAACCGTGTCAATAAAGCTATGAATGCAGGGTGGCTATGGGGAATTAGTACATCTTTATATTTCTTTTTATATGGGCAGAACATTTCAGAAGCTATCACGGGAAATGGATCTCTAACTTATCCACTCATTTGTTTATCTCTAATCCCTCTGTTATCAGGAATTCGAGATATATCGACCAACATATTGTGGGTAAAAGGTAGGGAAAAAGCCCCGTTAGTAGGGGTTGTATTAGGTTCTTTCGTTTCAATAATCATAAACTATTGTCTAGTCGGGATTCCCTCCTATCAATATAGTGGAATTGTTATTGGAATTTTGTCATTTGAAATAATCTCCTTAATTTGGAATATAAAATATATTAAGTCCTTTTTATCATTGGCAATATACATTGAATCTGTAATATTTCTTGGCTTGTTTTATGCACTTGCAAACATTCTAGAACGTCTCCCGTTTAGTAATTTATTCATACATGGAGTACTTTATTTTGGGTGTTTATCCATATACTTTCTTCTACGCTTTTCAAAGAATGTAATTTATATTAGTAGATAA
- a CDS encoding NlpC/P60 family protein: MISKIKNNSILIKSFLFICSISLLFTCSSAFANAVNDGIANTKPKWEETADHIISLGKTYMGTPYVYGAERFQDKTFDCSSYVQYLYGKFGIPLGWNSREQAKQGTWVPFDQIHKGDLLFFADEDFPNETGLNKVRHVGIYMGNGKILHTYEEGIGVIISDLRNDKLEGNYWYNYFLFAKRVLPEKN; this comes from the coding sequence ATGATTTCAAAAATAAAAAACAACTCAATCCTAATAAAGTCTTTTTTATTTATATGTTCGATTAGTCTTCTTTTTACCTGTAGCTCTGCTTTTGCGAATGCGGTAAATGATGGAATTGCAAATACAAAGCCCAAATGGGAAGAGACTGCAGATCATATTATTTCTTTAGGAAAAACGTATATGGGGACCCCTTATGTATACGGTGCTGAACGTTTTCAAGATAAAACATTTGATTGTTCTTCCTATGTTCAGTATCTGTATGGAAAATTTGGTATTCCTTTAGGATGGAACTCTAGAGAGCAAGCAAAACAGGGAACCTGGGTTCCATTCGACCAAATTCATAAGGGAGATCTTCTATTTTTTGCAGATGAAGATTTCCCGAATGAAACTGGTTTGAATAAAGTTCGTCATGTTGGAATTTATATGGGAAATGGAAAAATTCTCCATACTTACGAGGAGGGAATTGGAGTAATCATTAGTGATCTTCGAAACGATAAATTAGAAGGTAACTACTGGTACAACTACTTCCTTTTTGCAAAAAGAGTTCTTCCTGAAAAAAACTAA
- a CDS encoding DUF421 domain-containing protein: protein MHEYIEIIGRTIISIFLLLLIARVLGKQTVSNMTFHDFVTGITLGAIAANLAFNEKIGSLELILSLVVFTGTSYLLSILAIKIQKIRKWISGEPTVLIENGKILEENMRTNKYTLDSLNQSLRQKDIFDIQEVQYAIIESNGKLSVQKKEEFQSVTKKDLKVSTGKKGSFPVELIMDGEIMEKNLLENNLSDEWLYKEMSCIGKNLNEIFYAVKTTNGKIVFDFYADQIKSPIDKE from the coding sequence ATGCATGAATATATTGAAATTATAGGGCGAACAATCATTTCAATTTTTCTACTTTTACTTATAGCGAGAGTTCTAGGGAAGCAGACAGTTTCTAATATGACATTTCACGATTTTGTGACCGGGATTACTCTTGGAGCTATTGCAGCCAATCTTGCATTTAATGAAAAAATTGGATCGTTGGAATTAATTTTGTCTTTAGTAGTATTTACAGGTACCTCATATTTGCTATCAATTTTAGCTATTAAGATACAAAAAATCAGAAAATGGATATCAGGAGAACCAACAGTACTTATTGAAAATGGAAAGATTTTAGAGGAGAATATGAGGACAAATAAATATACATTGGACTCACTTAACCAATCTCTTCGTCAAAAAGATATTTTTGATATCCAAGAAGTTCAGTATGCCATTATAGAGAGTAATGGAAAATTATCTGTTCAAAAGAAAGAGGAATTCCAAAGTGTAACAAAAAAAGATTTGAAGGTATCTACAGGAAAAAAAGGAAGCTTTCCAGTTGAGTTAATTATGGATGGGGAAATTATGGAGAAAAATTTACTTGAAAATAATTTATCAGATGAATGGTTATATAAGGAAATGAGTTGTATTGGAAAGAATCTAAATGAGATATTTTATGCTGTAAAAACAACGAATGGGAAAATTGTTTTTGACTTCTACGCAGATCAGATAAAATCTCCTATAGATAAAGAGTAG
- a CDS encoding DUF1657 domain-containing protein, translated as MTVASSVKQTLASLKGAQANLETFALSTENKQAKKVFTQSAEQTQTIIDQLETRVQQLEQEEPQYKGF; from the coding sequence ATGACAGTAGCTTCATCCGTAAAACAAACATTAGCTAGTTTAAAAGGTGCTCAAGCTAATTTAGAAACTTTTGCGCTAAGTACAGAAAATAAGCAAGCCAAAAAAGTTTTTACTCAATCTGCTGAACAAACGCAAACAATTATTGATCAATTAGAAACTCGTGTACAACAATTAGAACAAGAAGAACCGCAGTATAAAGGATTCTAA
- the spoVAE gene encoding stage V sporulation protein AE — translation MSIFIWAFIVGGIICVIGQLLMDVAKLTPAHTMSTLVVIGAIMDGLGLYEPLIKWAGAGVTVPITSFGNALVHGAMSEMERDGIIGIVTGIFEVTSAGISAAIIFGFLGALVFKPKG, via the coding sequence ATGAGTATTTTTATTTGGGCGTTTATTGTTGGCGGCATCATTTGCGTCATTGGACAGTTATTAATGGATGTGGCTAAATTAACACCAGCTCATACAATGTCCACACTCGTGGTAATAGGAGCCATTATGGATGGACTTGGATTGTACGAGCCATTAATTAAATGGGCTGGAGCTGGCGTAACCGTTCCTATCACAAGTTTTGGGAATGCACTTGTTCATGGAGCAATGTCAGAGATGGAAAGAGATGGAATTATCGGGATTGTTACAGGCATCTTTGAAGTGACAAGCGCTGGTATTTCTGCCGCAATTATTTTTGGATTTTTGGGCGCACTTGTATTTAAACCAAAAGGATAG
- the spoVAD gene encoding stage V sporulation protein AD, protein MLKGHQSWIFPSKPTILSTATIGGPFEAEGKIANDFDILHGDIWLGQDSFEKAEKIMLEEACNLAVEKAQLQKGDINYLISGDLMNQIISSSFSARTVGVPFLGVFGACSTSMEGLALAAQLIDSQSANYVLTGTCSHNATAEKQYRYPTEYGSQKPPSAQWTVTGAAAAVVAPNGTGPKIVSATIGKVVDMGLTDPFNMGAAMAPAAVDTIQAHFRDMQIEPDYYDLIATGDLGKVGHHIAGKLLKKHGFSIREEAFTDCGLHIYNDHQEVFSGGSGCACCATVTYGHLLNRLLKGDWNRILVVATGALLSPLSFQQNESIPCIAHAVAIERGENE, encoded by the coding sequence ATGCTAAAAGGACATCAATCTTGGATTTTTCCAAGCAAACCAACTATTTTATCAACAGCTACGATTGGTGGCCCCTTTGAAGCAGAAGGGAAAATTGCGAATGACTTTGACATTCTCCATGGTGATATTTGGCTCGGACAAGACAGTTTTGAAAAAGCAGAAAAAATCATGTTAGAAGAGGCATGCAACCTTGCTGTGGAAAAAGCTCAGTTACAGAAAGGCGATATCAATTATCTCATTTCAGGCGATTTAATGAATCAAATTATCTCCTCAAGCTTTTCTGCACGCACAGTTGGAGTCCCTTTTCTAGGGGTATTTGGCGCTTGCTCAACATCCATGGAAGGATTAGCATTAGCCGCTCAATTAATAGATAGCCAATCAGCTAATTATGTCCTCACTGGTACTTGTAGCCATAATGCAACTGCCGAGAAACAGTACCGGTACCCCACAGAGTATGGTTCTCAGAAGCCTCCCTCTGCACAATGGACGGTAACCGGAGCAGCCGCTGCAGTTGTTGCACCCAATGGTACGGGTCCAAAAATTGTTTCTGCTACAATTGGTAAGGTTGTGGATATGGGACTGACTGATCCCTTCAATATGGGGGCAGCTATGGCACCTGCCGCCGTAGATACGATACAGGCTCATTTTCGAGATATGCAAATAGAACCCGATTATTATGATTTAATAGCGACCGGTGATCTTGGAAAAGTTGGTCATCACATTGCGGGGAAATTATTGAAGAAACACGGTTTTTCAATACGTGAAGAAGCCTTTACGGATTGTGGGCTTCACATTTATAACGACCATCAAGAGGTTTTTTCAGGAGGTAGTGGTTGTGCCTGCTGTGCAACTGTTACATATGGTCATTTACTTAATCGATTGCTCAAAGGCGACTGGAATCGAATTTTAGTCGTAGCGACAGGTGCCTTGCTTTCACCTCTCAGTTTTCAACAAAATGAGAGCATTCCTTGCATAGCACATGCTGTGGCTATCGAGAGAGGGGAAAATGAATGA
- the spoVAC gene encoding stage V sporulation protein AC: protein MATKNKKLTATQIEYQAFAKRLEPSRPVLKNCIRAFWVGGSICLLGQFIQTFFIHFFHFDEKTAGNPTSAVLIAISVLLTGFGVYDKLGQFAGAGTAVPVTGFANSIASAAIEHKSEGYVLGVGGNMFKLAGSVIVFGVVAAFFIALLKWVITSIGGS from the coding sequence ATGGCTACAAAAAATAAAAAGCTAACAGCAACACAAATAGAATACCAAGCGTTTGCAAAAAGGCTGGAACCATCTAGACCCGTTCTTAAAAATTGCATTAGAGCATTTTGGGTTGGTGGCTCCATTTGCTTACTCGGTCAATTTATTCAAACCTTCTTTATACACTTTTTTCACTTTGACGAAAAGACTGCTGGAAATCCGACATCTGCAGTGCTTATTGCCATCTCTGTTCTTCTCACTGGTTTTGGCGTCTATGATAAACTGGGGCAATTTGCAGGTGCTGGAACGGCTGTGCCAGTTACCGGATTCGCTAATTCTATCGCATCAGCTGCTATTGAGCACAAAAGTGAAGGCTACGTACTCGGAGTTGGTGGCAATATGTTTAAATTAGCGGGTTCCGTTATTGTTTTCGGAGTAGTCGCTGCCTTTTTTATTGCCCTACTTAAATGGGTAATTACTTCTATAGGGGGTTCTTAG
- a CDS encoding DUF421 domain-containing protein codes for MAGIWEVFLRSFFTLFSLLFLTRLMGKRQIAQATFFEYIVGVTIGSIAGVISTDVEDNFINGFVSMLIWALVPFLLSYLSVKSKIVNDLIEGNARVLIKNGKIMEENLKKENYSGEELLEQLRLKNIFSVAEVEFAALEQNGHVSVLLKKENQPLTQKDLNIKPAPIKEPQTVILDGNILLEPLANTGLSKRWLFMTLNKLGIPVDNVYMGQVDSYGQLHVDLYDDQITVPIPQEKPLTLSILKKCQADLETFTLETKNKLAKQEYEQSAKHLKQIVDNVKPFLQS; via the coding sequence TTGGCTGGTATTTGGGAAGTTTTTCTGAGATCATTCTTTACGCTTTTTTCTCTATTGTTCTTAACACGACTAATGGGGAAGCGCCAAATAGCTCAAGCTACTTTTTTTGAATATATAGTAGGAGTAACAATTGGTTCCATTGCGGGTGTCATTTCCACTGATGTTGAGGATAATTTCATTAATGGGTTTGTCAGTATGTTAATTTGGGCTCTTGTGCCTTTTCTTCTTAGTTATCTCTCAGTCAAAAGTAAAATAGTAAACGATCTTATTGAAGGAAATGCTCGTGTCCTCATTAAAAACGGGAAAATTATGGAGGAAAACCTAAAGAAAGAAAATTATTCAGGAGAAGAATTACTAGAGCAGCTTCGCCTTAAAAATATATTTTCTGTGGCTGAAGTGGAGTTTGCTGCATTAGAACAAAATGGTCATGTTAGCGTATTATTAAAAAAAGAAAATCAACCACTCACACAAAAAGATTTGAATATAAAACCTGCACCCATCAAAGAACCACAAACGGTTATTCTGGATGGAAATATTCTGTTAGAGCCATTGGCAAACACAGGCTTGTCCAAAAGGTGGCTTTTTATGACTTTAAATAAATTGGGAATTCCAGTAGATAACGTATATATGGGTCAAGTTGATAGTTATGGGCAATTACATGTGGATTTATATGATGATCAAATTACTGTGCCAATTCCACAAGAGAAACCATTAACATTATCCATTCTAAAAAAGTGTCAAGCGGATCTAGAAACTTTTACACTTGAAACAAAAAATAAATTAGCCAAACAGGAATATGAACAGAGCGCGAAACATTTAAAACAAATTGTAGATAATGTAAAGCCGTTTTTACAATCGTAA
- a CDS encoding SET domain-containing protein-lysine N-methyltransferase, with product MTNMIEIKNSTLSNGEFNRGVFATRDIRKGELIHAAPVIPYPNEEHVFIEKTLLADYAFEYGENHTALLLGYGMLFNHSYNPNATYENNFENITIDFYAYTDIKSGEEVLINYNGDIDNEDPLWFDK from the coding sequence ATGACTAACATGATTGAAATAAAAAATTCCACACTTAGTAATGGTGAGTTCAATAGAGGAGTTTTCGCGACACGTGATATAAGAAAAGGTGAGCTTATACATGCGGCACCGGTGATTCCTTATCCGAATGAGGAGCATGTTTTCATAGAGAAAACACTCCTTGCTGACTACGCGTTTGAGTATGGTGAGAATCATACTGCACTCCTCTTAGGTTATGGTATGCTGTTTAACCACTCATATAATCCCAATGCCACTTATGAAAATAACTTTGAGAACATCACGATTGATTTCTATGCTTACACAGATATAAAATCAGGAGAAGAGGTACTAATCAACTATAATGGTGATATCGACAACGAAGATCCACTATGGTTTGATAAGTAA
- a CDS encoding lipase: protein MKKTLLFLVISLMICACMKPLPVVNAEELSENNNNRPIILVNGFLGWGREEILGFKYWGGLHDIQEKLKKDGYQVFTSEIGPVSSNWDRACELYAQINGGTVDYGAAHADEHGHARFGRTYEGFVLNWNENNKVHLVGHSMGGQTARTLVQLLKEGNREEKEYANQRSEVEISPLFEGGKSFVRSVTTIATPHNGTTLADGISTFIPFAKELLVATAFFVHSSDLIFYDFKLDQWGIKKNKGESFLNYSKRVWNSSIWKETKDTSQWDLSTDGARELNSWVKAQPDVFYFSYSASATKAGILTGVHIPTLTMNKALMGNALFMGSYIRNEQNRPIIDASWWENDGVINTISMMGPSTDEIVSYNQIAQIGKWNYLGKKVDWDHLDLIGLSISDTFGFSDITAFYRGIAEMVTALPE from the coding sequence ATGAAGAAAACGTTGTTATTCTTGGTTATTTCATTGATGATATGTGCTTGTATGAAGCCTTTACCTGTAGTAAACGCGGAAGAGTTATCAGAAAATAACAACAATAGACCAATCATTCTTGTTAATGGCTTTCTTGGTTGGGGAAGAGAAGAAATACTAGGATTCAAGTATTGGGGTGGCTTACATGATATACAAGAAAAGTTAAAAAAAGATGGCTACCAGGTATTTACTTCAGAAATTGGTCCCGTTTCAAGTAATTGGGACCGTGCTTGTGAGTTATATGCTCAAATAAATGGAGGAACAGTAGATTATGGAGCGGCCCATGCTGATGAACATGGACATGCCCGCTTTGGGCGTACTTATGAAGGGTTTGTGTTGAACTGGAATGAAAACAACAAAGTTCATCTAGTTGGCCATAGTATGGGAGGACAAACAGCGCGTACTCTTGTCCAATTACTAAAAGAAGGGAATCGTGAGGAAAAAGAATATGCAAATCAGCGTTCTGAAGTGGAGATTTCTCCATTGTTTGAAGGAGGAAAATCATTTGTCCGGAGTGTCACTACAATTGCAACTCCTCATAATGGGACAACTTTAGCTGACGGTATAAGTACGTTTATTCCGTTTGCTAAGGAGCTTCTTGTTGCTACCGCTTTTTTTGTGCATAGTTCTGATTTAATATTTTATGATTTTAAATTGGATCAATGGGGAATTAAGAAAAATAAAGGTGAATCGTTTCTCAATTATTCAAAGCGTGTATGGAATAGTTCAATTTGGAAAGAAACAAAAGATACTAGTCAATGGGATCTTAGTACAGATGGGGCCAGAGAATTAAATAGCTGGGTAAAGGCTCAACCAGATGTATTTTATTTTTCTTATAGTGCTAGTGCCACAAAAGCTGGAATCTTGACAGGAGTGCATATTCCAACCTTGACAATGAATAAAGCATTAATGGGAAATGCTTTATTCATGGGATCATATATACGAAATGAACAAAACCGACCGATTATTGATGCATCCTGGTGGGAAAATGATGGAGTAATTAATACAATTTCCATGATGGGTCCATCAACAGATGAAATTGTTTCGTATAATCAGATTGCACAAATCGGAAAGTGGAATTATTTAGGTAAAAAAGTAGACTGGGATCATCT